The proteins below are encoded in one region of Coffea arabica cultivar ET-39 chromosome 4c, Coffea Arabica ET-39 HiFi, whole genome shotgun sequence:
- the LOC113719878 gene encoding uncharacterized protein, which yields MMIEAMTASYSPLLVQSMASPKPVPAATRTVSSKKATPFFPLGKPGPRTTVSGTAPSVKLLTRVEQLRLLTKAEKAGLLSAAEKFGLSLSTIERLGLLSKAEELGVLSAATDPGTPSVLFTISFLLLLLGPSCVYLVPEDYPWEIALQIVVALLSVIGGSAAFAASNLVSNLQKSN from the exons ATGATGATAGAGGCCATGACCGCCTCATATTCACCTCTTCTAGTTCAATCAATGGCTAGCCCAAAGCCAGTACCGGCAGCTACCAGGACTGTTAGTTCTAAAAAG GCTACACCATTCTTCCCCCTTGGGAAGCCAGGACCTCGAACCACCGTATCAGGAACTGCACCATCTGTAAAACTATTAACAAGGGTGGAGCAGCTGCGCTTGCTAACCAAAGCAGAGAAAGCAGGCCTACTGTCGGCAGCAGAAAAATTTGGTCTGTCCCTGTCAACAATAGAGAGACTAGGACTTCTTTCAAAAGCAGAAGAACTTGGAGTGCTTTCAGCAGCGACTGATCCTGGAACTCCATCTGTCCTTTTCACCATCAGCTTCTTGCTGCTGCTTTTGGGTCCTTCCTGTGTCTACTTGGTTCCTGAGGATTATCCTTGGGAGATAGCGTTGCAGATTGTAGTAGCTTTGCTTTCTGTCATTGGCGGATCAGCTGCTTTTGCAGCGTCAAATCTTGTATCTAATTTGCAGAAATCAAATTGA